A region of Streptomyces sp. WMMC500 DNA encodes the following proteins:
- a CDS encoding DUF305 domain-containing protein, whose amino-acid sequence MNARPPAASPLTALLLTAALLVPLAGCAGSGSPPPARERAAASGSTPAASPAGPAGFSHVDSGWVQLALPMTEQALPLLDLAPSRGADPDLAAWAADVAAGHRADVAELRGLRDRMGLPDTNVHEGHAMPGMVTAAHLARARQAEGAAFDRLLLRLVRDHLTHSKKISDSERRNGTGPAARDLAAALAAARADALRTAPALPAR is encoded by the coding sequence ATGAACGCGCGCCCGCCGGCCGCCTCCCCGCTCACCGCCCTCCTGCTCACCGCCGCACTCCTCGTCCCCCTGGCAGGCTGCGCCGGCTCCGGGTCCCCGCCCCCGGCCCGGGAGCGGGCCGCTGCCTCCGGGAGCACGCCGGCAGCCTCCCCGGCGGGACCGGCCGGCTTCAGCCACGTCGACTCCGGCTGGGTGCAACTCGCGCTGCCGATGACCGAACAGGCACTGCCGCTGCTCGACCTCGCGCCCTCCCGGGGGGCCGACCCCGACCTCGCCGCCTGGGCCGCGGACGTCGCCGCCGGCCACCGCGCCGACGTCGCCGAACTGCGCGGGCTGCGTGACCGGATGGGCCTGCCCGACACCAACGTGCACGAGGGCCACGCCATGCCCGGCATGGTCACCGCCGCGCACCTGGCGCGGGCGAGGCAGGCCGAGGGCGCCGCCTTCGACCGGCTGCTGCTGCGCCTGGTACGCGACCACCTGACGCACTCCAAGAAGATCAGCGACTCCGAGCGGCGCAACGGTACGGGCCCCGCGGCCCGCGACCTGGCCGCCGCCCTCGCCGCCGCCCGCGCGGACGCGCTGCGCACGGCCCCCGCCCTCCCCGCCCGATAG
- a CDS encoding coagulation factor 5/8 type domain-containing protein: MRVPPTGDSPARSARSGPSRRTLLAAAAAAAAVPATGLAVSQATATPRRSAAGPLADPDLGPNVIFFDPSSPDIQGRLDQIFRQQESAQFGTGRYALLFKPGTYNGLNAQLGFYTSIIGLGLSPDDTHINGDVTVDAGWFQGNATQNFWRSAENLSLSPVNGTNRFAVSQAAPFRRMHVRGNLNLAPDGYGWASGGYIADSRIDGTVQPYSQQQWYTRDSSIGGWLNAVWNMVFSGVEGAPAQSFPDPPYTTLDTTPISREKPFLYIDGAEYRVFLPALRRNARGTTWGGGSPQGESLPLSDFHVVKAGATAASINAALREGKHLLLTPGIYHVDAPIEIDRANTVVLGIGYPTIIPDGGVSAMTVADVDGVRLAGFLLDAGPQNSDVLLEVGPEGSSADHAGNPTTLQDVFIRIGGAGPGKATTSMVINSRHVVVDHTWVWRADHGDGVGWETNRCDYGVVVNGDDVLTTGFFVEHFNKYDVQWNGERGRTIFFQNEKAYDAPNQAAIQNGSLRGYAAYKVADDVTQHEGWGMGSYCYYNVAPSIIQEHGFATPTGPGIKFHHIMVVSLGGQGQYAHVVNDHGAPTSGTSTIPSKVVSYP; the protein is encoded by the coding sequence ATGCGCGTACCCCCCACCGGAGACTCGCCCGCGCGGTCCGCGAGATCCGGCCCGTCCCGCCGCACCCTGCTGGCCGCCGCCGCGGCGGCGGCCGCGGTGCCCGCCACGGGACTGGCCGTCTCCCAGGCGACGGCGACGCCGCGGCGCTCCGCGGCCGGGCCGCTCGCCGACCCGGACCTCGGCCCCAACGTGATCTTCTTCGACCCCTCCTCGCCCGACATCCAGGGGCGGCTGGACCAGATCTTCCGGCAGCAGGAGTCGGCGCAGTTCGGCACCGGCCGCTACGCGCTGCTCTTCAAGCCCGGCACGTACAACGGCCTCAACGCCCAACTGGGCTTCTACACCTCCATCATCGGCCTGGGCCTGTCCCCCGACGACACGCACATCAACGGGGACGTGACCGTGGACGCCGGCTGGTTCCAGGGCAACGCCACCCAGAACTTCTGGCGCTCCGCCGAGAACCTCTCGCTCAGCCCCGTCAACGGCACCAACCGCTTCGCCGTGTCCCAGGCCGCACCGTTCCGCCGCATGCACGTGCGCGGCAACCTCAACCTCGCGCCCGACGGCTACGGCTGGGCCAGCGGCGGCTACATCGCCGACAGCCGTATCGACGGCACCGTGCAGCCGTACTCGCAGCAGCAGTGGTACACCCGCGACAGCAGCATCGGCGGCTGGCTCAACGCCGTGTGGAACATGGTCTTCTCCGGCGTCGAGGGCGCCCCGGCGCAGTCCTTCCCCGACCCGCCGTACACCACCTTGGACACCACCCCGATCTCCCGCGAGAAGCCGTTCCTCTACATCGACGGCGCGGAGTACCGGGTCTTCCTCCCCGCCCTGCGCCGCAACGCGCGCGGCACCACCTGGGGCGGCGGCAGCCCCCAGGGCGAGTCGCTGCCGCTGTCCGACTTCCACGTCGTCAAGGCGGGCGCGACCGCCGCGAGCATCAACGCCGCCCTGCGGGAGGGCAAGCACCTGCTGCTCACCCCGGGGATCTACCACGTCGACGCGCCGATCGAGATCGACCGGGCGAACACCGTGGTCCTCGGCATCGGCTACCCGACGATCATCCCGGACGGCGGCGTGAGCGCCATGACCGTCGCCGACGTCGACGGGGTACGGCTCGCAGGATTCCTGCTGGACGCCGGGCCGCAGAACTCCGACGTGCTGCTCGAGGTGGGCCCGGAGGGCTCCTCCGCGGACCACGCGGGCAACCCGACCACGCTGCAGGACGTGTTCATCCGCATCGGCGGCGCCGGCCCCGGCAAGGCGACCACCAGCATGGTGATCAACAGCCGGCACGTGGTCGTCGACCACACCTGGGTGTGGCGGGCGGACCACGGCGACGGCGTCGGCTGGGAGACCAACCGGTGCGACTACGGCGTCGTCGTCAACGGCGACGACGTGCTGACGACCGGGTTCTTCGTGGAGCACTTCAACAAGTACGACGTGCAGTGGAACGGCGAGCGGGGGCGCACGATCTTCTTCCAGAACGAAAAGGCGTACGACGCGCCCAACCAGGCCGCGATCCAGAACGGCAGTCTGCGCGGCTACGCCGCCTACAAGGTCGCCGACGACGTCACCCAGCACGAGGGCTGGGGCATGGGCAGCTACTGCTACTACAACGTGGCCCCGAGCATCATCCAGGAGCACGGCTTCGCCACGCCCACGGGCCCCGGGATCAAGTTCCACCACATCATGGTGGTCTCGCTCGGCGGCCAGGGGCAGTACGCCCACGTCGTCAACGACCACGGCGCGCCGACCTCGGGTACGTCGACGATCCCCTCCAAGGTCGTCTCGTACCCCTGA
- a CDS encoding LacI family DNA-binding transcriptional regulator has product MATEARRPGRPATLEDVARVAGVSRATASRVINGSPTVDAALRRKVEEAITATSYAPNRAARSLVTRRTDSVALVVSEREQRHVATPFIGRMFTDPHFGRVLSGLLQVLRPAGMQTVLMVADDEASRGQVLTYLRQGHVDGVVLISSHPNDPLPRMLSETALPTVLAGKPGRTAALPFVEVDQRAGARLAAERLVAQGRRLICTVAGPQDMPAAQERLAGFRDALAALGVAGLPWADGDFTRAGGAAAMRRLLDEHPGLDGVFVASDLMALGAVPVLLRAGRRVPEDVGVVGFDDSEAAEASEPALTTVRQPVEDMACEMARVLLRQIREPGAAPSSVVFRPTLVVRESS; this is encoded by the coding sequence ATGGCAACAGAAGCCCGGCGGCCCGGCCGCCCCGCCACCCTGGAGGACGTGGCCCGGGTGGCAGGGGTGTCGCGGGCGACGGCCTCCCGGGTCATCAACGGCTCGCCCACCGTCGACGCCGCGCTGCGCCGCAAGGTGGAGGAGGCGATCACCGCCACCAGCTACGCGCCGAACCGGGCCGCCCGCTCCCTGGTGACCCGGCGCACCGACTCCGTCGCCCTGGTGGTCTCCGAGCGCGAACAGCGGCACGTCGCCACGCCGTTCATCGGCCGGATGTTCACCGACCCGCACTTCGGCCGCGTCCTCAGCGGGCTGCTCCAGGTGCTGCGCCCGGCCGGGATGCAGACCGTGCTGATGGTCGCCGACGACGAGGCGTCGCGCGGGCAGGTGCTCACGTACCTGCGCCAGGGACACGTCGACGGCGTCGTCCTCATCTCCTCGCACCCGAACGACCCGCTGCCCCGGATGCTCTCGGAGACCGCGCTGCCCACCGTGCTGGCCGGCAAGCCGGGGCGTACGGCGGCGCTGCCGTTCGTCGAGGTGGACCAGCGGGCCGGCGCACGGCTGGCCGCGGAGCGCCTGGTGGCCCAGGGGCGCCGGCTGATCTGCACGGTGGCGGGACCGCAGGACATGCCGGCCGCCCAGGAGCGGCTGGCGGGTTTCCGCGACGCGCTCGCCGCGCTCGGCGTGGCCGGACTGCCGTGGGCGGACGGCGACTTCACCCGGGCCGGCGGCGCCGCGGCGATGCGCCGGCTGCTCGACGAACACCCCGGCCTCGACGGGGTGTTCGTCGCCTCCGACCTGATGGCGCTGGGCGCCGTGCCGGTGCTGCTGCGCGCCGGGCGCCGGGTGCCCGAGGACGTGGGCGTCGTCGGGTTCGACGACAGCGAGGCCGCCGAGGCGTCGGAACCGGCGCTGACGACGGTGCGGCAGCCGGTGGAGGACATGGCCTGCGAGATGGCGCGGGTGCTGCTGCGGCAGATCAGGGAGCCCGGCGCGGCGCCGTCCTCGGTGGTCTTCCGCCCCACGCTGGTCGTACGCGAGTCGTCCTGA
- a CDS encoding FAD-binding oxidoreductase: MTRSWWGWGNVEDAVRGAELTALLDRVRLLSAAEPEDHAPPPVASLALPPPRIEPPASLAALCSATPADRAAHTHGKAFRDVVRNLHGDLRHPPDLVARPRHERDVADLLDWCTRAGIAAIPYGGGSSVVGGVEPRLADGRPALTLDLGRLDAVLEVDATSRAARIQAGVYGPHLAEQLRPHGLTLRHFPQSFEFSTLGGWLATRAGGHYATLHTHIDDFVESLRVVAPAGTGASRRLPGSGAGPSPDRLFLGSEGALGVITEAWLRLQERPRWRARASVRFADFAAAVAATRAVAQSGLHPANCRLLDPAEALVNAGVDAGGGVLVLGFESADHPVADRLARALELCRDHGGAPDAPGEPGVRGEPGGAAEPGEGPGAGEPGEPAPGGGAGAAWRSAFLRMPYQRDALARHGMIAETFETACTWDAFGALHHAVTDAAHRAVRAATGGTGVVTCRFTHVYPDGPAPYFGVIAPGRWGSTVAQWDDIKAAVSEAIAAQGGTITHHHAVGRDHRPWYDRQRPDPFAAALAAAKSALDPAGVLNPGVLVPER, encoded by the coding sequence ATGACACGTTCCTGGTGGGGCTGGGGCAACGTCGAGGACGCGGTGCGCGGCGCGGAACTCACCGCACTGCTGGACCGGGTGCGGCTGTTGTCGGCGGCCGAACCCGAGGACCACGCGCCGCCGCCCGTCGCCTCCCTCGCCCTGCCCCCGCCCCGGATCGAGCCGCCGGCCTCGCTGGCCGCCCTGTGCTCCGCGACCCCCGCCGACCGCGCCGCACACACGCACGGCAAGGCGTTCCGCGACGTCGTACGCAACCTGCACGGCGACCTGCGCCACCCGCCGGACCTCGTCGCCCGGCCGCGGCACGAGCGCGACGTCGCCGACCTGCTCGACTGGTGCACCCGCGCGGGCATCGCCGCGATCCCCTACGGCGGCGGCAGTTCGGTGGTCGGCGGTGTCGAGCCGCGCCTCGCCGACGGGCGCCCGGCACTCACCCTCGACCTCGGGCGGCTGGACGCGGTGCTGGAGGTCGACGCGACGAGTCGCGCGGCCCGCATCCAGGCGGGCGTGTACGGGCCGCACCTGGCGGAGCAACTGCGCCCGCACGGGCTGACGCTGCGGCACTTCCCGCAGTCCTTCGAGTTCTCCACGCTCGGCGGCTGGCTGGCCACCCGCGCCGGCGGCCACTACGCCACCCTCCACACGCACATCGACGACTTCGTGGAGTCCCTGCGGGTCGTCGCGCCGGCGGGCACCGGCGCGTCCCGGCGGCTGCCGGGCTCGGGCGCCGGACCCTCGCCGGACCGGCTGTTCCTCGGCAGCGAGGGCGCGCTCGGGGTGATCACCGAGGCGTGGCTGCGGCTGCAGGAGCGCCCGCGGTGGCGCGCGCGGGCGTCGGTGCGCTTCGCGGACTTCGCCGCTGCGGTGGCGGCGACCCGGGCGGTCGCGCAGAGCGGGCTGCACCCGGCGAACTGCCGACTGCTCGACCCGGCCGAGGCGCTGGTCAACGCGGGGGTGGACGCCGGCGGGGGCGTGCTCGTGCTGGGCTTCGAGTCCGCGGACCACCCGGTGGCCGACCGGCTCGCACGGGCGCTGGAGCTGTGCCGCGACCACGGCGGCGCACCGGACGCGCCGGGAGAGCCGGGCGTACGGGGCGAGCCGGGCGGTGCCGCGGAGCCGGGGGAGGGGCCCGGCGCGGGGGAGCCGGGGGAGCCGGCGCCGGGCGGCGGTGCCGGCGCGGCCTGGCGGTCGGCGTTCCTGCGGATGCCGTACCAGCGCGACGCACTCGCCCGGCACGGCATGATCGCCGAGACCTTCGAGACGGCCTGCACCTGGGACGCCTTCGGCGCGCTGCACCACGCCGTCACCGACGCCGCACACCGCGCCGTCCGCGCGGCCACCGGGGGCACGGGCGTGGTCACCTGCCGCTTCACGCACGTCTACCCGGACGGCCCGGCCCCGTACTTCGGCGTCATCGCGCCCGGCCGCTGGGGCAGCACCGTCGCGCAGTGGGACGACATCAAGGCCGCGGTCTCGGAGGCGATCGCGGCGCAGGGCGGCACGATCACGCACCATCACGCCGTCGGCCGCGACCACCGGCCGTGGTACGACCGGCAGCGCCCCGACCCCTTCGCAGCGGCGCTCGCCGCCGCGAAGTCGGCGCTCGACCCGGCCGGCGTGCTCAACCCCGGGGTACTCGTCCCCGAGCGGTGA
- a CDS encoding LacI family DNA-binding transcriptional regulator, with translation MPEAPGRLTQRDIARLAGVSQTTVSLVLNDRPDAARIAPETRERVLRVIRETGYAADPMARRLTKQLNQILGVFTYEPVFPSTSADFYHPFLRGIEESAERSGCDLLLFTSAPVTAGRRRIFHENNRLRVADGCVLLGREIPHEELSRLVAEGYPFVCVGRRDDADGGPVPYIGADYVSATARLVERVRSLGHRRLAFAGPGAGAESSTDRLAGFRQAAGPDAPHLGARGEPAAEQLAELLDAGVTAVFVEFLHDAVKLYEAAAARGLDVPRDLSMLALGDPTAPVDPPVDFTGFRLRRTEMGRQAVDLLTRMLHGRAEHTRRLLDCRLVEGVTLAAPAR, from the coding sequence ATGCCAGAAGCTCCCGGCAGGCTTACCCAGCGCGACATAGCCCGGCTCGCCGGCGTCAGTCAGACCACGGTCTCGCTCGTGCTCAACGACCGCCCCGACGCCGCCCGGATCGCCCCCGAGACCCGCGAGCGGGTGCTGCGCGTGATCCGCGAGACCGGCTACGCCGCCGACCCCATGGCCCGCCGGCTGACCAAGCAGCTCAACCAGATCCTCGGGGTCTTCACCTACGAACCCGTCTTCCCCAGCACCAGCGCCGACTTCTACCACCCCTTCCTGCGCGGCATCGAGGAGAGCGCCGAGCGCAGCGGGTGCGACCTGCTGCTGTTCACCTCCGCGCCGGTGACCGCCGGGCGGCGGCGCATCTTCCACGAGAACAACCGGCTGCGGGTGGCGGACGGTTGCGTGCTCCTCGGCCGGGAGATCCCGCACGAGGAGCTGAGCCGGCTGGTCGCCGAGGGCTACCCGTTCGTCTGCGTGGGCCGCCGCGACGACGCCGACGGCGGGCCGGTGCCGTACATCGGCGCCGACTACGTCTCCGCCACCGCCCGGCTCGTGGAGCGGGTGCGGTCGCTGGGGCACCGGCGGCTGGCGTTCGCCGGGCCGGGCGCGGGGGCGGAGTCGTCCACCGACCGGCTCGCCGGCTTCCGGCAGGCGGCCGGTCCGGACGCGCCGCACCTGGGGGCGCGGGGCGAGCCGGCCGCGGAGCAGTTGGCGGAGTTGCTCGACGCCGGGGTGACGGCGGTGTTCGTGGAGTTCCTGCACGACGCCGTCAAGTTGTACGAGGCGGCGGCGGCCCGCGGTCTGGACGTACCGCGCGATCTGTCGATGCTGGCGCTGGGCGACCCCACCGCGCCGGTGGATCCGCCGGTGGACTTCACCGGTTTCCGGCTGCGCCGCACCGAGATGGGCCGACAGGCCGTCGACCTGCTCACCCGCATGCTGCACGGCCGGGCCGAACACACCCGCCGGCTGCTGGACTGCCGCCTCGTCGAAGGCGTCACGCTCGCCGCCCCCGCCCGCTGA
- a CDS encoding FAD-dependent oxidoreductase, whose protein sequence is MHADVLVVGGGTGGVAAALGALRAGRSVILTEEYDWLGGQLTSQAVPPDEHTWIEQFGATASYRALRDGIRDYYRRHYPLTAAARAKPDLNPGAGHVSRLCHEPRVAVAVIEALLAPYRGAGRLTVLQPYRPVAAETDGDRVTSVTVERPGGGEPLVLTAPYVLDATETGELLPLTGTEYVTGFESGAETGEPGAPDEAQPLNMQAVSYCFAVDHVDGDHTIDRPASYGFWRDYEPEFWGAPLLSWRAPHPRTLELVEREFTPNPGDDPLAVVADQRRSGGDRNLWTFRRIAARDQFAPGAYASDVTLVNWPMIDYFEAPVIDVPDAAAKLAEARGLSLSLLYWMQTEAPRPDGGTGFPGLRLRGDVTGGGADGLAMAPYIRESRRIRAEYTVVEQDLSLDVRGGKGAVSYADSVGIGMYRIDLHPSTGRDTYIDVPSSPFEIPLGALLPRRTENLLPAGKNIGTTHITNGCYRLHPVEWNIGEAAGLLAAHCVEHGLTPRAVRNTSRLLQDFQRTLTAHGVELRWPDISGY, encoded by the coding sequence ATGCACGCGGACGTCCTCGTCGTCGGCGGCGGCACCGGAGGCGTCGCCGCCGCGCTCGGCGCGCTGCGCGCCGGCCGCTCGGTGATCCTCACCGAGGAGTACGACTGGCTGGGCGGCCAGCTCACCAGCCAGGCCGTGCCCCCCGACGAGCACACCTGGATCGAGCAGTTCGGCGCCACCGCCTCCTACCGGGCGCTGCGCGACGGCATCCGCGACTACTACCGCCGCCACTACCCGCTGACGGCCGCCGCCCGCGCCAAGCCGGACCTCAACCCCGGCGCCGGGCACGTCAGCCGGCTCTGCCACGAGCCGCGGGTGGCCGTCGCGGTGATCGAGGCCCTGCTGGCCCCGTACCGCGGCGCCGGCCGGCTGACCGTACTCCAGCCCTACCGCCCGGTGGCCGCCGAAACCGACGGCGACCGCGTCACCTCCGTGACCGTGGAGCGCCCCGGCGGCGGCGAGCCGCTGGTGCTCACCGCGCCGTACGTGCTGGACGCCACCGAGACCGGCGAGCTGCTGCCGCTCACCGGCACCGAGTACGTCACCGGCTTCGAGTCCGGCGCGGAGACGGGCGAGCCCGGCGCCCCCGACGAGGCCCAGCCGCTCAACATGCAGGCCGTGTCGTACTGCTTCGCGGTCGACCACGTCGACGGCGACCACACCATCGACCGCCCCGCCTCCTACGGCTTCTGGCGCGACTACGAGCCGGAGTTCTGGGGCGCCCCGCTGCTGTCCTGGCGGGCCCCGCACCCGCGGACGCTGGAGCTGGTCGAGCGGGAGTTCACCCCGAACCCGGGCGACGACCCGCTCGCCGTCGTCGCCGACCAGCGGCGGTCCGGCGGGGACCGGAACCTGTGGACGTTCCGCCGGATCGCCGCCCGCGACCAGTTCGCGCCCGGCGCGTACGCCAGCGACGTCACGCTCGTCAACTGGCCGATGATCGACTACTTCGAGGCCCCGGTCATCGACGTGCCCGACGCCGCGGCGAAGCTGGCCGAGGCCCGCGGTCTTTCGCTGTCGCTGCTGTACTGGATGCAGACCGAGGCCCCGCGCCCCGACGGCGGCACCGGCTTCCCCGGGCTGCGGCTGCGCGGCGACGTCACCGGCGGCGGTGCGGACGGGCTGGCGATGGCCCCGTACATCCGCGAGTCGCGGCGCATCCGGGCCGAGTACACCGTCGTGGAGCAGGACCTGTCGCTCGACGTGCGCGGCGGCAAGGGCGCGGTGAGCTACGCCGACTCCGTCGGCATCGGCATGTACCGCATCGACCTGCACCCCTCCACCGGCCGCGACACCTACATCGACGTGCCGTCCAGCCCGTTCGAGATCCCCCTGGGCGCGCTGCTGCCGCGGCGCACGGAGAACCTGCTGCCCGCGGGCAAGAACATCGGCACCACCCACATCACCAACGGCTGCTACCGCCTGCACCCCGTCGAGTGGAACATCGGCGAGGCCGCCGGGCTGCTCGCGGCCCACTGCGTCGAGCACGGCCTCACCCCCCGGGCCGTACGCAACACATCCCGGCTGCTCCAGGACTTCCAGCGCACCCTGACCGCCCACGGCGTCGAGCTGCGCTGGCCCGACATCAGCGGTTACTGA
- a CDS encoding sugar ABC transporter substrate-binding protein: MSSPARLSTRSSRGTLVRRKPVALAAAGLLALTACGGSDGGSGSDGGPVTLRMTIWTGNEEHLKLLNGIAADYRKQHPEVKEIKFDTLPVESYTTALTTQIAGGKAPDLAWIFENAAPDFVASGALAEIEDDEDVLPSAKKLWQHEGKLYAYPFSTSPFGVFVNTDMLKEAGQPAPAELIEQGKWTWEEVAKTGGAVRDETGEAGMVIGDFDYKLWDNLATVWDGWGAEPWSEDGKTCAFDAPEMTEAMTFLHDAIFAEEAMPAPGTTADFFSGEAAMTVTQISRASLLDDSFAWDFVPLPEGPAGSYDVIGQAGLGVLGNGDNVEEAVDFLAFMTNEKNSAALGRYFPQARSSQLDADTLAKSNPQLKPAQLEEVVIGGIENGKVKPTHTNQAELFDAVRAALDPLWKPDADVAKTLQDVCSAIQPQLEK, encoded by the coding sequence ATGTCTTCGCCAGCACGGCTCAGCACCCGGTCCAGCAGAGGAACACTCGTCCGCAGAAAGCCCGTCGCGCTCGCCGCCGCCGGCCTGCTCGCGCTCACCGCGTGCGGCGGCTCCGACGGCGGCTCCGGCTCCGACGGCGGTCCGGTCACGCTGCGCATGACCATCTGGACCGGCAACGAGGAGCATCTGAAGCTGCTCAACGGGATCGCCGCGGACTACCGGAAGCAGCACCCGGAGGTGAAGGAGATCAAGTTCGACACCCTCCCGGTCGAGAGCTACACCACCGCGCTGACCACCCAGATAGCCGGCGGCAAGGCCCCGGACCTGGCCTGGATCTTCGAGAACGCGGCGCCCGACTTCGTCGCCTCCGGCGCGCTCGCCGAGATCGAGGACGACGAGGACGTGCTGCCGTCGGCGAAGAAGCTGTGGCAGCACGAGGGCAAGCTCTACGCCTACCCCTTCTCCACCTCCCCGTTCGGCGTCTTCGTCAACACCGACATGCTGAAGGAGGCCGGCCAGCCCGCCCCGGCCGAGCTGATCGAGCAGGGGAAGTGGACCTGGGAGGAGGTCGCGAAGACCGGCGGCGCGGTACGGGACGAGACGGGCGAGGCCGGCATGGTCATCGGCGACTTCGACTACAAGCTGTGGGACAACCTGGCCACCGTCTGGGACGGCTGGGGCGCCGAGCCCTGGAGCGAGGACGGCAAGACCTGCGCGTTCGACGCCCCGGAGATGACCGAGGCGATGACGTTCCTGCACGATGCGATCTTCGCCGAGGAGGCGATGCCCGCACCCGGCACCACCGCGGACTTCTTCTCCGGCGAGGCGGCGATGACCGTCACCCAGATCAGCCGGGCCTCCCTGCTGGACGACAGCTTCGCCTGGGACTTCGTGCCGCTGCCGGAGGGGCCCGCCGGCTCGTACGACGTGATCGGGCAGGCCGGCCTCGGGGTGCTCGGCAACGGCGACAACGTCGAGGAGGCCGTCGACTTCCTGGCGTTCATGACGAACGAGAAGAACTCCGCCGCACTCGGCCGCTACTTCCCGCAGGCCCGCAGCTCCCAACTGGACGCGGACACCCTCGCCAAGAGCAACCCGCAGCTCAAGCCCGCGCAGCTCGAAGAGGTCGTCATCGGCGGCATCGAGAACGGGAAGGTCAAGCCCACCCACACCAACCAGGCCGAGCTGTTCGACGCGGTACGCGCCGCGCTCGACCCGCTGTGGAAGCCGGACGCCGACGTGGCGAAGACGCTCCAGGACGTCTGCTCGGCGATCCAGCCGCAACTGGAGAAGTGA
- a CDS encoding sugar ABC transporter permease: MATLERVRAKAAPPPRRGDGSRRPFWTARRRDQLAGYLFIAPQLLGSVLFVLIPLVLVFWYSFHEWNVLAGSFHGVGADNYRALADDPKLPGVLRATAFFSVGLVVLNLSLALALAVLLNQKLRGSIVFRTLFFSPVVVSLVAWTIVWGFLLQKNGGINAGLDLIGVEGPNWLRGETSSMISVIVVQVFKNVGLNMVLFLAALQGVPRELYEAATVDGAGPWRRFTRITVPLISPTILLTSIITVVGSLQVFAQIAVLTQGGPGNSTTVLVYYLYQQAFEFHHFGYGATLSVLLFLIVLVLTVVQWQMRKKWVFHES; this comes from the coding sequence ATGGCCACCCTGGAACGCGTCCGGGCCAAGGCCGCGCCTCCGCCCCGGCGCGGGGACGGCTCCCGGCGGCCCTTCTGGACGGCCCGCCGCCGGGACCAGCTCGCCGGCTACCTGTTCATCGCCCCGCAGTTGCTGGGCAGCGTCCTGTTCGTGCTGATCCCGCTCGTCCTGGTCTTCTGGTACAGCTTCCACGAGTGGAACGTGCTGGCCGGCAGCTTCCACGGGGTGGGCGCGGACAACTACCGGGCGCTGGCCGACGACCCCAAGCTGCCCGGTGTGCTGCGCGCCACCGCGTTCTTCTCCGTCGGCCTGGTGGTGCTGAACCTCAGCCTCGCGCTGGCGCTGGCGGTGCTGCTGAACCAGAAGCTGCGCGGCAGCATCGTCTTCCGCACCCTGTTCTTCTCGCCCGTGGTGGTTTCGCTGGTCGCCTGGACGATCGTGTGGGGCTTCCTGCTGCAGAAGAACGGCGGCATCAACGCCGGGCTCGACCTGATCGGCGTCGAGGGGCCCAACTGGCTGCGCGGCGAGACCTCGTCGATGATCTCGGTGATCGTCGTGCAGGTCTTCAAGAACGTGGGCCTGAACATGGTCCTGTTCCTGGCCGCGCTGCAGGGCGTGCCGCGGGAACTGTACGAGGCCGCCACCGTGGACGGCGCCGGGCCGTGGCGGCGGTTCACGCGGATCACCGTGCCGCTGATCAGCCCGACGATCCTGCTGACCTCGATCATCACGGTGGTCGGCTCGCTGCAGGTGTTCGCGCAGATCGCCGTGCTCACCCAGGGCGGCCCGGGCAACTCCACCACGGTCCTCGTCTACTACCTCTACCAGCAGGCGTTCGAGTTCCACCACTTCGGCTACGGCGCGACGCTCTCCGTGCTGCTCTTCCTCATCGTGCTCGTGCTGACCGTCGTGCAGTGGCAGATGCGCAAGAAGTGGGTGTTCCATGAGTCATAA